Genomic window (Hippoglossus stenolepis isolate QCI-W04-F060 chromosome 11, HSTE1.2, whole genome shotgun sequence):
ACGTGTAACAGTGATTGTTTTTCTTCGTAatgtgcaagatgcaacaccAGCTAGACAGCAAGGTTTCTGATGCATCTGTGACATCTAACGTGACCCACCAGGGGAAAAGAACATGAATGCAAAgtcctctactggcaatgagAAAGTAGTCAATTGCCTTTTAAGCAGGTTTACCCACATCCATAAAAACCTGTGATACCTACTAATTGTAGTGTTTAGTGAGTTATTGATAGCACAAAGGTtactttcaaaaagaaaaactgattccAACCTTGATGGAGTGATGGTGGAGGATGTTGGCTGCTCGGCTGGCctggtggtggtgctggaggGCGGACGCTCTGGCATGAGCTTGCTTCAGTTGCTGAGACACCAGCTGCTCTGccttcagtgatgaagaggatgaggagccACCGTGGGACCCTGACGACGTCTGCTGGAAGATTCGCTGCTCTatttcctgctcctgctgcagcgcTTTGACAAACGCAGCTTTCAGCCGACTGGTATGCTCGGCTTTTAGAGCCTTTTTCTGATTGGACGACATGCAGTCCTCACAGAGCACTTTAGTCTTGTCGTGCCTCCAGCGGCAGGTGAAGTCAGTGTTGCACTGAGTGCAGATGAAGGGGTCTTTGCTAATGGCCTTGGACAGTGCTACACCTGTCTTCCCTgaatggagacagacaggaaaccCACAGACACTTATCTTAGTTTAAAATGTAGATTAAAACCAGTGGATACAACTTTAAGATGCTCAAAATCTAGAAGCTGGAATTTTCAGTTGATAGATAGATTCATTGGCTTATCTTTTTATCTGAACCTGTAAAGAAAATCCATCAAAACAGAAAACCAACCCACCTCTGTGTATGGTATCCAGCAGATTCTGTACCACATCCTCCAGTCCCACCAGGTAGATGAACTCATTATTGGCTGCTGAAGGCAGGAAGTTGAACTCTGGGGCAGGGGGCTTGGGCGGGGGGATCTCCAGGAGGGTCTTCTCCAGTTGCTTTCTCAGGGCGAGTTTAGCTGCAGCTTGGCGGCTGGCTGGAGAGTCGTTGACTCCCAACAAACCGCTGCTTCCTGAGGAGGAGCCCTTCAAACTGGATTGTGAGGCCTTTGAAAagtgaagagacagaagagaagacaTCTGGTTTGAACATCCAGTCAAAGTCATAATGTGTTTGACTTGTTTGAGCAGTAAAGAAGTGACCAAAGTCCCAGGGTGAACAATAACTGATCATTAACTCAAAGCTTTTGTGACAGCTCATGTACAAAAATACTATCAACTGtaagtgtataaatataaataaaatccagaGGTTACtatatgattattataaataacattcATGTCTATGGTTTTACAGATCTGCTTATAAAATAAATAGCTGATTACCTTATTTTCACAGTGTCACCTTTTTGTTTATTAGTTCATCGAAAAAAAGAAGCTGGAAATGTTTTAGCAGCGATAGTggacattcattaaaaaatatattatttaatatagtTGTGTGCCGTCAACGCAAGTTGTGCTTAACCTGTCAAAGCTAAAAAATAGACATGAATTAGTTGGCAACCGAGTGGAAGTTATATTTCTCCTTATATCTGATCTTAAAAGATTTCTATCCCATAAAAGGATCTGATATTGCCtgtttgaattcattttattttctgccctCTTGTGGCTGCAGTAGGCTGTTGTCCATTTAAAGATTCCtaacacttttcaaaatatgtaaaaacaatacTTTGCTTATAATAATGATTtggatttgattgttttttatttcatttctaattCTTGAAAGTTCACCTCCTCGAGCTCCCTCGTTGAAAAATCAAGAATCtattaacataaaaatatttttctttttaaaaagcgaACTACTGAACATCTCCAACTAACAGTGCAtcctcagtgtttgtgcacTGAAGGTCTCAAGTCTTGAAATCTAACTAGTGTATGTTACACATTAGACCACGactcattttcaaatgaattgtgatgtcacaaaattTAGCTTTTAAACTCAAGACTTGAGGTGTGAACAGAAAACCTTTCTTCCTTCAgcagatacatttaaaacagaTCTTTACTGTCAAACACATTCATCCCTGTAAGATATTATACCATTTCTTCTAGACTGAATGGCAACACATGCGGTATATATTCTCTTGTTTTTAACTTGGAAGCACTGGTGAGACACTGACCATCATGTTAGCACTATTTCCAACTCTGATGAGGCCTGACTGCATCATTCCTCTCTGGCCCTGGGCTGTAGGGGCCGAGGTCCTGGGGCCcagaagcagaggagggggtCCTGAGCCTCCGGAGGcagccagctgctgctgctgctgctggcggaGAGCCTGGATCTGCTGTGAAGATACAGAGATGGTCTAACCAGGACAATGAGAGGGACGACATGGAgggacatcacacacacacacgaaggtGGTGGTGGACGAGGGAGGGGACAGCCAAAGCACCATAGCAaagggcacagagagagagaggtgcaaAGAGAGACCATAAGTcctattatgttttattattaattataattattacccAGCAGTTTGTCTGGAGGAGTGAAAGAAAGCAGTGAGGCCGAATACCTTAGAATATCAATGCCCAGACAATGagattttataaaataaaaaaaaaagtgttttaaatgaataaaattagAATGCTAAAATTAtagcaaaataataattaccATGCTAATAACAGCATTTAAATTCCTCCCATGACTCACCTGCGCCCCTCTGACCAGAGGCGGCATGATGATCTGGGAGCCATGTTTGGACGAGATCTGCTGCCCTCCTCTTACCAGTGGCGGAGGGATGACCGTGCCTGAACTCCTGCCCGTCAAAATCTGGTGAGAGAAAAGCACCATCAGTTTGAACAACAGTACGAGGGGGATCCACACTGCCACCTGAGTGCAAACAGTATGTGATATTTCCACACTAACCTGCTGGGAGCCTTTATTGCTTACAATGGTCCCTCgaataagaggaggaggagcagaggagccaGACAGACCCGACGGctggaaaaagaggaagataaTAAACGAcgaacagaaaaataaatttaagaGGAAGACCTGTGTTGTAGGGATGTGCAACTCTTTGTGTGACCCTGTGCAGCTGTGGGTAATAACTATGGTCTACCTTCTGGAGATTGTCCCTCTGTATTTGGCTCTGTCGGAGTTTCTTCAGCAAAACCAACTTGGcctcctccagcctcagctcctccttcagctgcttGATGATTCGCCCCCTCTCCTCAGGGCTGCTCTTCTACACGCAACAGATCACAGAACATCCCTGTTACACCATCCACtttacaaaagacaaaaataccTCTCCAGCtactgaaatgtaaaatgtcatctggacctTGTTTCCACCAACAGTCATGCATGATATGGGACATTTTCAGCAGCTCTGGGCATCTCTGACATAAATCTAtgaggtaaaaaataaaaatcacttcTTCACACTATGTCCCACTTTCCTGTGTCAAGATCTTACTAGAATTAATGCTCATACATATATATGCGCCTCTAACAACCAATCAGGATTCAGTTTTACAACcataatatacaatatttgGTGAAGACTTAAATGTAttgtaattgtattttaaaaacaaaaacacattgtgtggtcacagtgaccttgaatCATCACCAAGATCTAATCGCTTCATGATCGAGCACAAGTAaacgtttgtgccaaatttaagGAAAATCCCTCAAGGTGTTTCTGAGATATCTACTTCCCAAGAAAAGGTCAGACCTAACAGAAGAACAATCGGAAAACATTAAACTTCTTGCAAAGGCTTTCAAAGACATGGAAGCATAAAAAAATCTTGAAGTTCAAACTCGAGGTTGTGAAAAAAGCCTAAACATAGGAAACAATCTCAACAGAACAGCAGCACGAAGTGTACAACTTGTAGCTTCATGTTTCTTTGTCTCACCATGAGAAGGTCGGTGTCCAGCTCCTTAAAGTGGCTCAGGCCGTTCCTCGGAGGACTCGGGGAGTCATTATCCGACAAGATGATTACATCATCATCTTCAGGGGACGGAGGGCGTTTCTCCCTTTTTATACTGCTGGACATGAGGGAGACAAAGACAATCTGATTTatatttcagctttttaaaatgcaaGCACTAATACTGTAAATCAtgaacacaaaaacaggaatatATCGGGATAATGTGACTTATTATGCAAGTAGCTTTAGGATTTTGTTTGACAGAATCACAAATATTGTGCATAGGCTTGTTCCAGCTCTTTACTTCCggatatgaaatatatatataaaaaatatgtgtgtgtgtgtgtgtgtgtgtgtgtgtgtgtatgtatatatatatacacacacacattatatttttaCAGCAGCATCTCTCCATCAAATTAACACATCATAGGGGCCTTGCACATCATTTTATACAcaccttttcttttattcagacGTTTCAAATAAAGACATTGGGGTCCCCCACtagaatctaaaataaatgttgtttggGTTTAAACACTGTTTAGCTGCTAAGCATGAGCTGAAGAGGGCAACAATATTTCAAGGCTGTTTGAGGCAAGGTGAAGAAGCACTCCTGAACTGGCTCAAATATTAGATTATATTAGAAATGTCTGAATTCACAGAGGTCTGCTCCTCaactataattataatttatgaCCGCGGCTTGATTTGCTCAACGATGATCTAGCAAGTCCAGACTCTCCTCGTAGATTCTCCTCATGTCGATGCTACTAACTAACAACAGATCTGTTCTAAATGCCACAGAGGGGCAAGGTGGGACACAAAGCAGCAGTCAAAGGTCTTTATTTCACAGTGAAACGGCCGTTTGAAAGCACAAACAGGATATAATGTATAATAGAGAATCACCTGTACAGGACTAACGTCATCATACAAAGCATGCTAcagaaattaaaacaagcgGGGAAGGTTGGAGGTTGTTTGGATCAACCGTCACTCTGGTCTACAAAATCCTGTTTTCTGATGATCATTTTGCActtaattccacaaacatctatAACCTTGGCTGCACGGCGCTGACTTCACATCGCAGGCTTTATATGTGACAGCAAGATGACCTAAATTCATTGACTAGTGTCACTCACCAACTGAAGACCATGAGCAATGCTCCCATAAAAAACAAGGATGGCCTTGTCGTTTCACAGATTATGGGTTTCTATGAGGCATAAAGAGCCGTTAAAGTCAACGCATGACAACGTGAGGCCTGTCTCtttgcctgcgtgtgtgtgcgtgtgttagtCCCTCCTCAGGGCTTAGCGCcatcatcacttcctgtggaTTAATCACTTCTCTTCCAAAGAAGTCACATGACCCCAAAGTCATCATCACGTGACACTCACTTttcctcccccccaccctctccccttccctcctcccctgACTGCTCCTTCCACTGTggaaaccatggcaacaaccGGCTGGAACCGGTTTGTGACACACGGCTTCATTTTGTGTGCGGGGAGTTTTTTAGGGTTCAGGTGGTTAGTGGGGGGAAAATGGAGGTAGAGTCAAAGAGGAAGTTATACATCACCTCTGACCACAACAACACCACCCACAATCCCCCCCAAACACTAAGTTTAAACAACATCCCGCTCATAAAGTaactttaaacatatttaagtcTTTTTAGattctattttctctttttgtaaattcccatgtgtttttttttgaaGAGTACAAATTTAGAAAAGGAGCTCGAGTCTTTCCTGCACATTCACCCCATTACTTCTTCTGACAGTTACTTTCTCGTGTTTGTTTCAGTTGAGCTGAGTTTACTGTGAACCGTTCCTCACCCCTTTGACGTGCTCATATCCACAGGCTGCTCCCCCATCTGAACTTCAACTTTAATGGTGGCCTTCACCTCGCCCGCAGCCAGCATGCCACCTGACGCCTTTGGCTCTGTCGGTCGAGTCCGGCTCCTCGCATCTATAGCTGGCTCCGTCCTGCTGGCTTTATCATTGCATTCAGTCCGATTGTCCACGCTGGGTTCAGCCGCCTGCTGTGTCTGGGTTGTCTCCCCATCATCTTTAACCGTCTGGGAGGCCGATGGTAACACTAAAGGTAAAGGCAAGCTGCTCTGCTCTTGCTCTTGCTCGTCCTCTTGCTCGTCCTCTGATCCGGTGCTAGTCCGGCTCTGACCATCCTGCGCCATGAGAGGGTCAGGTTTTGGTGTAGTTTCAGCCTGTGCTGTGGGTTCAGATGGGTCCAGTTTAGGCTTTTTGCTGTCATTTTCAACATCAGAGGATTCTAAAGACTGGGGCTCAGTATCCTTATCCAGCGCCCTCTTCTGGCTGCGCGTCTGGCGCACGGCCTCCTCAGACATCCcctgcagaaagaggaagaaataacTGTTATCTTGACTGTTATTTATTCAAAGGGGATCAAAGTTATCGATCAAATTCCACAGGCTacagaaataatacagaaaGCCTCTTAGCCAGACAAAAGTATATCAGAGCAGCACATATTCTCTACATATTTATGTGAACAAGTTGGTCAACAGGTTACAAAATTTATCTTTGTTTTGTACGACAACCAAAGCAACTCCAGAAATgctcaatgtaaaaaaaaaaaaacattataccATTCAGGTGTTGATTGtctgacaaactgcagagtaaGAGTAGTTCTTCCCAAAAATATcaagacatgtttttaaacacagaaaaccacCACAATCTGAACTGCGATCTATCTCTCCAGTTTTGAAATTTACCTTCAAGAATATCCAGACGAAAACCAGCATATGGACTTTTCTATTTGCACCTTTAAAACCAAATATTGACACTGTTTTCATAAAACCAGAAGTTAAACTTCAATTTGAATCAGAAGTCAATAAATTACACAACCACTGAAAAACTGTTCTTTCTCAAGTAGAAAAAGATCATAGTAGTAGCAGATGCTGCTTTTGTTGTATCCTTTCACCTGCACTCATGTGTCGCTAACTGACTTTAATTGTCAGTGTTTCTGGACCCCGTGAGATACAGATCAGTGGAGTTGTACCGATCTGAGTGAGGCACTCGAAGGAAGTTGTTCCTTCTAAGGTTGTCGAATAGATTTGTCTTATTACATCGGAAGTGCTGACTGTTGCCAGGCAATGTTTATAGATAACTTTACTTTGACCAATATCTGACGGTGCATAACCGAACCACTGCCGCACTAGTGATTCTGAGTCCTTTTTTGGCACCGGCTCCTGATCTGCTATGTCCAATCACACATGAATCAGACCCTGTTCAGCACAGCCATTTAGTAGTATCACTGTCAAAAATGGCCCAAACTTTGTTGGAATATTGCTTTAAAAAGTTAACTAACCATTCAAATTTCTATTGCATTATATGTATAAGGGGAGAGCAAACCAATATGACAAACATAACTGTTTGAATAggtatatttttcattaaaaacatctaCATATCTACACATTAGAGTGTCACATATGAGTCAAGATGTGGCTGTTTGGGTGGAGCTCCAGACATCAGGCCATACTGAGCTGTTTGCATATTTTTGACACGTGCCCTCAGGTTGATTGTGCAGGAATGACATGTTAGCCTCGCTTACGTACAACTTTTTACCCTGAGGTTCTACAATGTCACTGATCAAGAAGTATTATTTAGGAAGCTCAAAGTTCAAATCACTCTAGTCTCAGAGGCTGAGTTGGGCTGTGCCCTCTCTGCCATCGTTACCACACAGTTACAGTTaagttatttgtttgtttcagtttgatcTACGTCATTGTCgatgtcattttaaatcaatcaaagtGACTCCTGTCCATCGTGCAGTTAATTTAGTTCAGACAGCCAAGCCATAATCaaatggctgtttttttttttttacaatcaaCAATTTGATTATAGAATTGAATTTAGAATATTCTTTGGCCACCCTGTCTGGTTTGTGAATGtagtttgtgaatgtgtaaatgcCATAAAATATCACTAAATATCTCCACagccattttcaaacatgaactctgggaaatgtgCGGAAGCAATTGTtttgagttttcctttcacatataaacGACGCAGCAggattgtccgggtcagatgtgctcacaacaacaggaaaatctccgGAGCATTCATGTgaggggtggcgtctgggtagaaCATACAAGAAGCAGGACAAGGACGTATAAATTCCAACTGCTGCAGAacttgtttacagcacattgacaccggcgTCAGCCCTCatcgccaaaagctctggaatcttgtctttccaagttgacatcctCATCTGCGTCCTCTGTATGCTTTTCATCCTGAGAAATTTGTACTCAGTTTTTTATCTGTCAGGTGATAGAAACGTCATCAATGTTTTTGCAGGTGTCTTAAAGACCCATCACTGTATAACATCGTCAGACCACCAACCCCTACTACGGAgctattaatatatatatatatatatatatatatatatatcataattcaaacaaaaatgaCCTTGAgacagctgcagaaaacacatgatCACCAGACTAAACAGGTTGAATTAGTGAGGTCACATGACCAAGATGTTGACTCAAGTACAATTTCAAAACATCCAATTATCCAAATTTCAGTGGAAACCAAAAAAGGAGTTCTCACTAAATACTCAGTGTtcagttcaaatgaaaaaaaaaaaaatctttggaTCACCTGATTGTAACGAGTTATTTTGAAAGATGGTAAAAAAATTGCTGCAGTGAGACATCAAACAGCTGCAAGAACATGACATCGTAATCAAATCGAGTTTAACAGGGACTTGGGAGAATATCTAAAATTAACTGGAGCATGATTTCTGTTACAATATTCATAACGACCAGTGGCTAGGAGTACTTTAGTTATTTATGTGTGCAAgtgaaacattttatatttatttcaaagactTAATCTTGTGTATAACCTCCCCCTCCCCCGGGTCTGGCACCAAGGAGAACCAGATACATTAACATCTGATGTCCCCGGGAAAACAAATCAAGTCCTACCAGATGATGACTTCTGGAAGCAGTGGATAGAGCAGCTTGTGTGTCAGACAGATAAGCATTGCATACTACTCCTAAATAGACAAACAACATCCATGCAGCGGCTGCTCTGAATTCTCAGCATCAAGTCAGAcatgaggagacacagagagacgaTGGACCACATGGGTCGATACAAGTTTACCTTGAAGGTTTAGATAAAGGCCGACCACTTTGTTCTGTGTAAATCTCTGATGCACTTTCCACATCAGTATGTCAAGAGCCATTTATGTATAATAGACACCACACCCTATATATCAATGTTTGAGAGACTGTGTCCGAGAACAATCACACTTCACAGTATCTGAACAGGTCTTCACACAACtattctgtcactttttgttATAAGTGAAGCTAAAGTTGACCATTAGACTggctcgctaacttctggcttctgtctctgcttcagAGGTGTAGGTCTGTAAGTCTCACAAGGTCGGTTAATGACAGGTACAACAGCGAATAATTTCATTCggtctgaatgaaatgattggtcatgTTTTTGCCAGTCCTGTGAAGGCCATAGACACTGGCGTTTTTTTCCCcgacaactttatttattcatttatcacaATGTGGAAAGAACTTCAAcaaataagattttaaaaagtgttcacaacttaccaaccctacctttaagtTCAATTAAAACGTCAAAACCATGATACTATAATAATATGTACACACTCATTGAAATGACTTTAGTCATTATCAAATGTGTTAAAGGTGAACGCATGCTGTCTCACATGGTACAGGAAGTGACCGATGGTCAAAGTTCACAGACTCTCAAACAGAAAGCACAAATGAAATTCAGAGTACACTCACATGGTTgctgtacagtatgtacactGATCAACCACAAAGACAACAAAGTTATGCTCTGAATCATACATGAGTATGTATGTTACAGAGACCAGGCCCAGTCCTGCCAACTGAGGCCTTCAGGCTGCCCAGCACCACACTGCAGGAAGCTATGATTTTTTgccgtggggggggggggactacaATTAACCCTTGAGACCTAGGCTATGTCTGGACACACTGTACACACTCCAacctcctccccttcctgttCTCGGAACGCTTATGGTAGCGAGCACAAAGCAGGCTCAGTGTGTCCACGGTGTACCTATCACAATGTACAGTGCGTGCAGTCACAACGTAGCATGCAGAGCAATCATCTGATAGTAGAGCTGTcgaagttttttttttaatactctGACATCACTGAGACACGCATGACATGACCCTTCCCAGGATTCACTGGGACACACAAAGCACTTTTCCTGCAAACCGGTTTAAACCGGTtggctagtgtgtgtgtgtgtgtgtgtgtgtgtgtgtgtgtgtgtgtgtgtgtgtgtgtgtgtgtgtgtgtgtgtgtgtgtgtgtgtgtgtgagagagaagctGAAGCTAGTTTAACCCTTCAGGTGCTGGAGAAGAGCTtccacggtgtgtgtgtgaggggggttGGGTGTAATGGTCATCAATTCTGGTGCATGTATCTGTGAAATGATGCTGGTGGAAGAAGTTAGACACGGGGAACGTCTTCCCGCAACCCCCCCTTCCACCAAACTTACACGTACACTGACCCTATCTTTGTAGCAGGGGATCTGAATGGCCGACGGGTTTCGCGTTTCATCTCCATGGCAGTTTACACACATTTCActcatcctcacacacacacacacacacattgaatgGACCCTCCACCCAGCTGACGAAATAACATCACTTGTGTAAAGTCTCTAACAGCAGCTAaaactgaaaggaaaactcGACTTTACAGGTATTACACACATATTCACGATACACACAGTTGACATACAAGTCGACCTTTACTAACTCACTAACTGTTAACTATCTGGACGAGGGTGACAGGACACTATCAATTTCAATATAATACAATTTCTGTGAGTAGGCAGGTGAGATGAAGGTTTTTAGGGTATGATTATCAACATAATCCAAAATACTTACACAACTTCACAACACTGTAAATTCCTCGTTATACAGTGTGTGGTGGTCATGGTGATGTGCTGGTAATCAGAGTCATAGATTAAATCTTTTCAATTGCAGCAATATACTatagacaaagaaaacaagtgacATTGTCTCCATGGCCTTTAACAAAACACATCTTTCTTCACCATTCTACAATATCTGTGTATTTCCCAGAATACTGTTGTGTCTTCCATTGTAGGGGTGGGTGGCATTTATGTACAAGGTCTACAAACAGAACACGAGGAGAGATATGAGCATTGATATGAACTTTCTTTCACGTTTGTACAGTGATAACATTATGTGTACTCGCTGCATATTACCTGGTGCTGTTGTTATCATAGACACTGTTATTGTCACATATATGTTGTGGTATTAACTGTAAAGTCACAGCACCAGCACTAGTCCATGCTAcgtaaataaatatttaaataaaaaaagaccaaTTTACATTGACGAACTTAGTGATGAGctacagacaaagaaaagacaagggttatatttaaataaaatgtctctcAAGGGTCTAATGTAAACCACTGTTTGAAGAAgttttataaaatatgaattccTGCAGCCTCAGCTCAGTGTAATCATTAAGTAAGTATGACATAACATTGAATTTGTATGCAAATATCACTTTAAAGACATGCAttgaagtccagacattttcctgaaactttacagaggggctgtatgcaagttgctctggacattttccagaactaT
Coding sequences:
- the LOC118117784 gene encoding transcriptional repressor p66 alpha isoform X5; the encoded protein is MSEEAVRQTRSQKRALDKDTEPQSLESSDVENDSKKPKLDPSEPTAQAETTPKPDPLMAQDGQSRTSTGSEDEQEDEQEQEQSSLPLPLVLPSASQTVKDDGETTQTQQAAEPSVDNRTECNDKASRTEPAIDARSRTRPTEPKASGGMLAAGEVKATIKVEVQMGEQPVDMSTSKGIKREKRPPSPEDDDVIILSDNDSPSPPRNGLSHFKELDTDLLMKSSPEERGRIIKQLKEELRLEEAKLVLLKKLRQSQIQRDNLQKPSGLSGSSAPPPLIRGTIVSNKGSQQILTGRSSGTVIPPPLVRGGQQISSKHGSQIIMPPLVRGAQIQALRQQQQQQLAASGGSGPPPLLLGPRTSAPTAQGQRGMMQSGLIRVGNSANMMASQSSLKGSSSGSSGLLGVNDSPASRQAAAKLALRKQLEKTLLEIPPPKPPAPEFNFLPSAANNEFIYLVGLEDVVQNLLDTIHRGKTGVALSKAISKDPFICTQCNTDFTCRWRHDKTKVLCEDCMSSNQKKALKAEHTSRLKAAFVKALQQEQEIEQRIFQQTSSGSHGGSSSSSSLKAEQLVSQQLKQAHARASALQHHHQASRAANILHHHSIKSSQGQLSHSVSSMGMRGLPHSFSSSSQLQSAVAAAALVTRPGKHAHVSHRSVQSSKVSSSGIVGGRIISGGSASSTAWKKQSNSNTGVTMAYVNPSLTGHKTSATVDARQREYLLDMIPSRSSLSQTANTWK
- the LOC118117784 gene encoding transcriptional repressor p66 alpha isoform X4, giving the protein MSEEAVRQTRSQKRALDKDTEPQSLESSDVENDSKKPKLDPSEPTAQAETTPKPDPLMAQDGQSRTSTGSEDEQEDEQEQEQSSLPLPLVLPSASQTVKDDGETTQTQQAAEPSVDNRTECNDKASRTEPAIDARSRTRPTEPKASGGMLAAGEVKATIKVEVQMGEQPVDMSTSKGSIKREKRPPSPEDDDVIILSDNDSPSPPRNGLSHFKELDTDLLMKSSPEERGRIIKQLKEELRLEEAKLVLLKKLRQSQIQRDNLQKPSGLSGSSAPPPLIRGTIVSNKGSQQILTGRSSGTVIPPPLVRGGQQISSKHGSQIIMPPLVRGAQIQALRQQQQQQLAASGGSGPPPLLLGPRTSAPTAQGQRGMMQSGLIRVGNSANMMASQSSLKGSSSGSSGLLGVNDSPASRQAAAKLALRKQLEKTLLEIPPPKPPAPEFNFLPSAANNEFIYLVGLEDVVQNLLDTIHRGKTGVALSKAISKDPFICTQCNTDFTCRWRHDKTKVLCEDCMSSNQKKALKAEHTSRLKAAFVKALQQEQEIEQRIFQQTSSGSHGGSSSSSSLKAEQLVSQQLKQAHARASALQHHHQASRAANILHHHSIKSSQGQLSHSVSSMGMRGLPHSFSSSSQLQSAVAAAALVTRPGKHAHVSHRSVQSSKVSSSGIVGGRIISGGSASSTAWKKQSNSNTGVTMAYVNPSLTGHKTSATVDARQREYLLDMIPSRSSLSQTANTWK
- the LOC118117784 gene encoding transcriptional repressor p66 alpha isoform X2; amino-acid sequence: MSEEAVRQTRSQKRALDKDTEPQSLESSDVENDSKKPKLDPSEPTAQAETTPKPDPLMAQDGQSRTSTGSEDEQEDEQEQEQSSLPLPLVLPSASQTVKDDGETTQTQQAAEPSVDNRTECNDKASRTEPAIDARSRTRPTEPKASGGMLAAGEVKATIKVEVQMGEQPVDMSTSKGIKREKRPPSPEDDDVIILSDNDSPSPPRNGLSHFKELDTDLLMKSSPEERGRIIKQLKEELRLEEAKLVLLKKLRQSQIQRDNLQKPSGLSGSSAPPPLIRGTIVSNKGSQQILTGRSSGTVIPPPLVRGGQQISSKHGSQIIMPPLVRGAQTISVSSQQIQALRQQQQQQLAASGGSGPPPLLLGPRTSAPTAQGQRGMMQSGLIRVGNSANMMASQSSLKGSSSGSSGLLGVNDSPASRQAAAKLALRKQLEKTLLEIPPPKPPAPEFNFLPSAANNEFIYLVGLEDVVQNLLDTIHRGKTGVALSKAISKDPFICTQCNTDFTCRWRHDKTKVLCEDCMSSNQKKALKAEHTSRLKAAFVKALQQEQEIEQRIFQQTSSGSHGGSSSSSSLKAEQLVSQQLKQAHARASALQHHHQASRAANILHHHSIKSSQGQLSHSVSSMGMRGLPHSFSSSSQLQSAVAAAALVTRPGKHAHVSHRSVQSSKVSSSGIVGGRIISGGSASSTAWKKQSNSNTGVTMAYVNPSLTGHKTSATVDARQREYLLDMIPSRSSLSQTANTWK
- the LOC118117784 gene encoding transcriptional repressor p66 alpha isoform X6; translated protein: MSEEAVRQTRSQKRALDKDTEPQSLESSDVENDSKKPKLDPSEPTAQAETTPKPDPLMAQDGQSRTSTGSEDEQEDEQEQEQSSLPLPLVLPSASQTVKDDGETTQTQQAAEPSVDNRTECNDKASRTEPAIDARSRTRPTEPKASGGMLAAGEVKATIKVEVQMGEQPVDMSTSKGSIKREKRPPSPEDDDVIILSDNDSPSPPRNGLSHFKELDTDLLMKSSPEERGRIIKQLKEELRLEEAKLVLLKKLRQSQIQRDNLQKPSGLSGSSAPPPLIRGTIVSNKGSQQILTGRSSGTVIPPPLVRGGQQISSKHGSQIIMPPLVRGAQTISVSSQQIQALRQQQQQQLAASGGSGPPPLLLGPRTSAPTAQGQRGMMQSGLIRVGNSANMMASQSSLKGSSSGSSGLLGVNDSPASRQAAAKLALRKQLEKTLLEIPPPKPPAPEFNFLPSAANNEFIYLVGLEDVVQNLLDTIHRGKTGVALSKAISKDPFICTQCNTDFTCRWRHDKTKVLCEDCMSSNQKKALKAEHTSRLKAAFVKALQQEQEIEQRIFQQTSSGSHGGSSSSSSLKAEQLVSQQLKQAHARASALQHHHQASRAANILHHHSIKSSQGQLSHSVSSMGMRGLPHSFSSSSQLQSAVAAAALVTRPGVTMAYVNPSLTGHKTSATVDARQREYLLDMIPSRSSLSQTANTWK
- the LOC118117784 gene encoding transcriptional repressor p66 alpha isoform X1; the protein is MSEEAVRQTRSQKRALDKDTEPQSLESSDVENDSKKPKLDPSEPTAQAETTPKPDPLMAQDGQSRTSTGSEDEQEDEQEQEQSSLPLPLVLPSASQTVKDDGETTQTQQAAEPSVDNRTECNDKASRTEPAIDARSRTRPTEPKASGGMLAAGEVKATIKVEVQMGEQPVDMSTSKGSIKREKRPPSPEDDDVIILSDNDSPSPPRNGLSHFKELDTDLLMKSSPEERGRIIKQLKEELRLEEAKLVLLKKLRQSQIQRDNLQKPSGLSGSSAPPPLIRGTIVSNKGSQQILTGRSSGTVIPPPLVRGGQQISSKHGSQIIMPPLVRGAQTISVSSQQIQALRQQQQQQLAASGGSGPPPLLLGPRTSAPTAQGQRGMMQSGLIRVGNSANMMASQSSLKGSSSGSSGLLGVNDSPASRQAAAKLALRKQLEKTLLEIPPPKPPAPEFNFLPSAANNEFIYLVGLEDVVQNLLDTIHRGKTGVALSKAISKDPFICTQCNTDFTCRWRHDKTKVLCEDCMSSNQKKALKAEHTSRLKAAFVKALQQEQEIEQRIFQQTSSGSHGGSSSSSSLKAEQLVSQQLKQAHARASALQHHHQASRAANILHHHSIKSSQGQLSHSVSSMGMRGLPHSFSSSSQLQSAVAAAALVTRPGKHAHVSHRSVQSSKVSSSGIVGGRIISGGSASSTAWKKQSNSNTGVTMAYVNPSLTGHKTSATVDARQREYLLDMIPSRSSLSQTANTWK